The DNA sequence ACAGCTTGAAAGGGCTCTGCATGTTGGCGCTAAATTTGAGGTAAGGGCTTATAAACCCCTTAAAGTTGGTTTGGTCACGACTGGAAGGGAAATTAAAAGCGGGATAATAGAAGATGCCTTCAGGCCCAAACTTGAAAGGAAGATAGCGTATTTTGGGGGGAGCTTGTTAGGGCAAAACATGGCTGGAGATGACCTATGCGAGATTGAAGAGGCAATACAGAACTTTTTGGATAGTGGAGCAGATTTGGTCATCTGCACAGGGGGCATGAGCGTGGATGCTGATGACAATACCCCGCGAGCTATTGCGCAAGCCTGTGATGAGATAAAATTTAAGGGCATACCAGCTTTGCCCGGATCAATGCTCATGGTGGGAATGAAAGGGCAAAAAGTAATCATTGGAGCGCCAGCATGCGTCGTTCATGACGAATGGACAAGCCTGGATTTGATTTTGCCTAGGATATTTGCCGGCACCATTCCTTCCTTTGACGAAGTTCGCAAATTTGGGGTCGGGGGACTTTGCAGGCGCTGCGAGATGTGCACCTTCCCTAATTGTTCTTTCGGGGTGAAGGCATAAAAGTTGAATGACATAAGAAACACCTTAAAGCTTTTTAATATAAGACCGACCAAGGCGCGCGTTCTTATCTGTGAGATATTGATGAAAGAGGGTCGT is a window from the Acetomicrobium flavidum genome containing:
- a CDS encoding molybdopterin-binding protein; the encoded protein is MRKKTVSLDQAIGHILSHDLTKIDVKTGFKGAIFKKGHVVGQDDIETLRSMGREHLTILELEEDEVHEDDAASALGSAICGRGLKLTAPSEGRCNLIADFRGLLYFDPDKVHLINCDSDWVVVTLYPYTMVEPGDIVAGFRILPLVIKKAQLERALHVGAKFEVRAYKPLKVGLVTTGREIKSGIIEDAFRPKLERKIAYFGGSLLGQNMAGDDLCEIEEAIQNFLDSGADLVICTGGMSVDADDNTPRAIAQACDEIKFKGIPALPGSMLMVGMKGQKVIIGAPACVVHDEWTSLDLILPRIFAGTIPSFDEVRKFGVGGLCRRCEMCTFPNCSFGVKA